Genomic segment of Saprospiraceae bacterium:
AAATTGTAACGAATGGTCTGGATAGTTTAGTAGGAATAAACCGTACCAAGTTTGGAAATAAAGCATTATTATTAAATGACCGATATAGCCAAACGGGAGATAATTGCCAACACACAAACGGTGGCGTATATAAGATAATTAAACGGTTTAAAGTAACGGAAGAAAATAGAGATTTTACCGTTTGGTTTGCAGTAGTCCTTGAAAATCCAACCTCTGGCCATTTTAATGAACAACCTTGGTTTAATATTAAATGTGACCGAGCTCCGGCAAGTGAATTATGTTTTGATGCTAATATTTTAAAAAAATGCGGTAATGTTTATAGCGATACAGTACACTATTGCACATTTGATACAATCAATGTTTTAGATTGGTCTTGTCACAGGATTAAAATTCCCAAAAATATAGTAGATAGTATTGCCACTCTTGAAATAATTGCAGGTGATTGTGGACAATCTATACATTTTGGCTATGCTTATATTGACGGCATTTGTGAAGATTGTACTTCAAACGCATTGGGTTCAGCTACTCTTTATGATCAGGATCTGGATGGTAGTGGATTGGGAATTGCTTATAATGGTTGTTTAGATACGATTACTTTTTGTAGAAGTTATACCCTTCCTACAATATGCGGAAACTGGAGAATTGATTCTATAAGAGCTCCTGGTTATACCCTATTTAATATTCATATTGACACCTCAAATCATACATTTTGTTTTGATATACCACTCTATGTTTTTACGGAAGAATGCAAAGATCTATATGCCGCTATTTATTTTAATTCTACATTCTCGCATCCACCTCCTGTGCTAAGCAATTCCATTGCAATTTGTCCCGGTGATTATGAAAAATATCAAGTTGATGTGTATACTGGTATTTGTCAAAATAATGCAACAGATGACTTATTATCTTACGATTATTACTATGTACAAGTTGATTTAACCAATTTACACGGTGATACCTTTACAGTCGAAAGACAATTGGATGATCCGTATCCAAATGAATCCGGGCACTCCGTTATTAAAACCGGTAACGGCGATGGTACGTATAATTTAGGGCCCTTTTTTATTCAGGAAGGAAGCTGGATGTTGACAATAAAATTTGAGGATTGCATAGACACATTTTACATAACACCCCCAGACTTTTGTTCTGCCTGTCTCAAATTTAGAAAAACAAGTGTTAGTAATATTACTTGCAATGATCATGGTACGTACAGTGTTGCAGATGATACTTGGACATTTGATTTATTTATTCCGGGAAATCCTTCCCTAAATTATAAAGTAAATGGTGCTCCTTATTCTTATAACTCAAATCACACAATTAATGTAGGAATAATTACTAAAGAATGCATACTTGTTCTACTTAAAGATGAAAATATAGTGAATCAAATTTGTGAATCAAAGCTTATCATTTGCCCACCTAAACCATGTTCAAATGAAACACAATGCGAGCTTGAAGTGTCTCTGAAAGAAATTTCATGCAATGAAGAAGGAGATGAATTTTACCTAGAACTTGACAGTGCCAATGTAGGATCCGGTTATTTATGCTATACTAGTTTTGCATTTAACGATCCAGGGAATACTAGCAATTTTAATTATTATCACGGTAATTTTGGTAATCCGTTAGGTCCTTTTAATAGCTCCATTTACATAATTCTTTCTATTTGTAGCACGTCTTCTTGCGACTGCGAATCAAGTTGCTTTAAGGTAATTTATTTTCCAAAACCTGATTGCGAAAACCTTGATTATCGAACTTTTCATACAAATTATAAAATTTTCAAGGATCCCGACTTAAATATATTACCAAACCCAACTTCCTTAACTGAATTCTCAATAATTTCATCTATGAAAGAAACGTATTTTGAATTATATAATTCTTCAATGATATTATTGAAGAAAACTAAATTCCATGGCACATCTTACAATGTTAACAATATTAATATTCCAGGAATTTACATAATAAAATATTTAGATACTAAAGGCTGCTTCAAATATATTAAGTTAATGAAATTATAAAATTTGTTTTAATTATTGGGTATTTTTTGAGTAAATAAAATAAATATATATTTTGATCACTAATTGTGTTCTAAGCAAATATATTAAGTTAGATTTCATTACTATCAACCTATCGATTACCTATTTATACATTTTTATAATTCTTCAATCAAGCAATCTTTACGCACAGCAATTAAATTGTAATTGGTTTGATAGTAGTTTATGTAGTATTTTCTTAAACAAACATATAAATCTATTACCAATTGAAAAAAAATTAGAGTCTGAAGTAGATGTACAACTTTTTTCATCCCCAATTTTAGTAGACCTAAATAATGATTGCATTCCTGAAATTCTAGTAGGAGGCAAAGATGCAAATGAAATTTATATAATAAATTCAACTTCGGGAAAGATTATATCTAAAATAAGCACATTCTTTTTTAATTCAGATTCTCCGACCCCATTTGCTGTCGCAGATGTAGATAATGATGGGATTCCTGAAATAGTTGTTGCTATTACATGGTATTTTTCTATTCCAATAAATTATAGAGGAAAATTAATTTGTTATAACTTGGATGGCACTATAAAATGGGTTTCTAATGAAAGATATGATTTAAATCAGGCATTTCAAGAATCGGGTTCTCCCGCATTTGCAGATTTCAATCAAGATGGTTTTACAGAAGTTTATATTCATAATTCTATTTTTAATGCACAATCTGGATTCAAATTAATAGATGGAGGTAATTTCGGAATTGGAAAACAATCAATCTTTGATGCGTATTCAACTACAATTACGATCGCTGCACAATTAGATGACGAAACTAATGACCTAGAATTAGCTGCAGGCTACACTATTTATAAAATAAGTATATCTAATCTCAATGGAATTTCTGGTAATAGTATCATAGCAAATAATATACAAATTAATAATGAATACCGTGATGGCTTTACTTCAATTGCAGATGTTGATCGTGATGGTGCTTTAGATGTTATCGTAACTAGTGCAGGCCTCAATGATGTTTTAATTTATTGTTATTCTTTGAAAAATGGTACTTTAATCAAATTAGCTAGCACTTCAATAACCGACCCAATTCATAGAATTGGTCCAGCAGTTATTGGTGATCTTACAGGAAATGGATTAGTTTCTATTGTATTTAATTGTCCAAATAAATTATACTGCTTTAAATATAATGGCACATTTATTTTACAAAAGGAATGGGAATTGAAAGTTGAAGATTTATCTGGATTTTCTTGTCTGACTCTCTTTGACTTAGATAATGACAATAAAAAAGAAATTATTTACCGAGATGAAGGATATCTACGAATAATAGCCAGTGATGGAAATGTACCAACTCAAATTGCTATAATATTTTGTCCTGCATCTTCAATACAAGAAGGACCTATTTTAGGTGACTTAGATAATTCAAAAAAATCAAAAATTTGTGTCACTTGCTACAATTTTGATAGTACATATTATAAACTTTTTATCTTCGGTCCGCCCGATTCTTTACCCGGCTGGGCTCCTGCCCGTGGCATCTGGAATCAATACAATTATCATGTTTTGAATATCAATGATGATCTGACCGTACCCCGTGTTCAAAAAAATAATGCTACCTATAAAAATGGTAAGTACAATAATTTTTATGTACAGGAGTCTTTAGTAGATTCCAATGGGTATTATAAAAGACCGGCTGCCAGTCTCTTTGGGATGATGGATTGCATTCAATATGATCCCATTACAGATCTTTATTCGGTTGACTTCAGTTTATTTAATAAAAAAAATGCATCTCATGCTGCGGACTCCGGTTTGTCTGTCGCCTTTTACAATGGCAATCCTGAATTGGGAGCTCCCTTATTGGGGATCTACCATACCAGCCAAACTTTGGTTGCCGGTGATAGTTTGATAAATCTGGTTTTCCAATTTTCTGCCAGCGGTTTAAAGCATCTGTTTATGGTGATTAATACACAACGCAATGCTTCCGGTAGTTTTAATGATGCTGATTTTATTCTGAACGAATGTGATTACACTGATAATTTTTTTAGTACCCTTGAGCTGCCTTCAATTATAAAAACAGATACTTTTATTTGTCAAAACAGTTCCTTCCGCTTTTTTGATTCTACCCTTACAGTGCCGGGATTACATTTTCATTCTTTTATCAATAGTAAAGGATGTGATAGTATCGTTCATATATTAAGTTTAAAGCTCCGCGATACATCTCAGACTCATATTCAGGTTTTTGCATGTGATTCTCTGATCTGGAATGGAATGCATTTAGATTCCAGCGGATTGTATTCACATGTACTTTCAAATCAATTTGGTTGTGACAGCAGCCTCATCCTGGATCTTCAACTTATGCATTCCAGTTTTTCCTCTTTAACTGCTACTGCTTGTGATTCCTTTTATTGGAATCAACAGTTTTATTTAAACAGCGGACAGTTTGTTGTTGCTACCACCAATTCGGTTGGCTGTGATAGCATGGCGGTTTTAAATCTGATCATTCATCAAGCGGATACCAGCTTCTCCACTCAAACGGCTTGTGATTCATTCTTTTGGAATGGAAGCTGGCTTTATAAAACCGGTATCTATTCATTTAATTCCATTAATCAATTTAATTGTGATAGTCTGGTTGTGCTCGATTTAAAAATTGATTCGGTCATTCATTCGTTTCAATCCATTCAATCCTGTGATTCATTGATCTGGAACAACACCCTTTACAAGGCTTCCGGTCAATATCTATTCAATACCCTGAGTACGCTTGGTTGTGACAGTATGGCTCATTTAGATTTACAACTCAATCATTCCAATCAATCCAATTTACGAGTTACTGCTTGTGATTCCTTTTTATGGAATGGTTTGTTTTATACTCAGGATGGTTTGTATTCTAAGCTAACACAAAATGCTGCAGGTTGCGACAGTCTGGCTTTCCTGGATCTTACAATCCATGCTGCCACGCGATCGTTGGATTCAATTACAAGTTGCAATTCTTACTTTTGGAATGACAGCAGCTATCATCAAAGCGGATTGTATACTTTTAAGTCTCATAATGCTTATGGATGTGACAGTTTGGCTATGTTACAATTAGTTGTTTTACCTTCTGATTCGAGCATCTTCACTAAAACTGTTTGTGATTCATTAATTTGGAATGGTGCCAACCTTCAAGCTTCAGGTGATTATACATTTACTACAAAAAATAAATTGGGTTGTGACAGTACAATTTTTCTCAAACTATCAGTCAACCATGCTTCCCGTTCAGACTTGAGTTTTTCCGTTTGTGATTCATTACTTTTTAATGGACAAATTTTACGTAATTCCGGTAATTATTTATTTAAACTTTTGAATGCTCAAGCTTGTGATTCCTTAGTATCAGTTCAACTCCATATCTTATCCGATTTTCATTCTGATACTGTAGAAGTTTGTGATTCATTGGTATGGCCGGTTAACGGTAATTTATATACTCAATCCGGTATATATCAACAACATTTCATCAATCAGCATGCCTGCGATTCTTCGTTTCGTTTAAATCTATTAATACATCCCTCTTTCATACATATTGATTCTGTCAAGACTTGCGATCCCTTTTTATGGTTGCCCAAGCAACAACAGCTTTCCAGTTCGGGGGATTATGTTGCTATGTTTCAATCTGTAGCTGGTTGTGATTCGATAATAAAACTTCATTTGGATATTCTACCAGACTATGAATTTACCGATTCGGTTTATACGCAGGAAGTTTTTACCTGGAAAGTCAATCAACAGCGTTATTCAGCTTCCGGAATATACAGACAGAATTTTCTATCCTCTTTAGGTTGTGATTCCATTCATTGGTTGGTCTTGACGATAAATAAAGATCTTCAAATTTATTACCCCAATGTGATCAATACGTCCAGTCAGCAAAATGATCATTTCAACCTGTTTATTTTTGGTCAACAAGCAATCATTGACGATTTGAGCATTTTTGATCGTTGGGGAAATTTAATTTGGCAAACTATCCAACTGGTTCCTAATGACACACAGCAAGGTTGGAATGGCAAATCCAATGAGCAATTTGTATTACCGGGTGTTTATGTCTGGAATGCTCGTATTAAACTTCAGGATGGATCGGTAATTCTTAAATCCGGTGATTTGACGGTGGTACGGTAATTTTTATAACAAACAAATTGTATTTAGTCTAAGTACAAAAAAAAAGTCCTGCACTTCAGCAGGACCTTTTCTGTTTTTCGTTTTGAAATAGATTTATCAGAAAGTACATTTTAAATTCTTAAAAAAGAGCCGGCTGCTTTCATCAACCGGCTGATAATCCCATGAACATATCCAAAATAGCTTCTATAATATAGAAAAGACGAATTTCAAATTACTGGGGGGTTCAAGATCAATTTGTTAATAGGAGCCTGACTTTTGGGAGCCAAACTCCCTATTAACAAATTTTAATCCCATGAACATATCCGATTTTTATACGGTCGCCGATACGTTTACCGGCATTCTGATTGTATTCTTTCCCTTTGTTAAACAATCACGATACAAGTATCCGATGATTTAAATGGCTGTACAAGTACAAAAAAATGCCGTTGTCATATAACAAATTTATATATATGTTCTATTTAAAATTCTAACTAATTGATTATTAATTATTTAAAAAATTAAGAGACAATTAATTGCGATAATAATTTTATAAAAAATTATAAAATGGCCTGATTTAAGGTCATTTTTAACTAAAAAAAAATGAAAATAATTTAAAACGGACTTAAAACATCCGGATTTTGAAGGTAGGAAGTGTCGGTTAGGGTATTTAAAAAAGCAATCAGACTTTGCTTTTGACGACGATTCAATCCCAGCTTCCTAATAAAACCATCCTTGTTTTCTGCAAAATGGCCTCCTGAATTGTAGTGCTCTATAACTTCTTCCAGGGTTTTAAAGCGACCGTCATGCATATAAGGTGCTGTCAAGGCGATGTTATAAAGTGTCGGAGCCTTGAATTTGCCATTATCATACCGAACTCCGGTGATCCCGCCTCTTCCTGTGTCCTTAAAATCATCCAGACTGGCGACAGTATCAATGCCATTGTTGAAATAATCATTTGCCATCATCAACGGAGCAGCGTGGCAATGAAAACACTCTGCATCCGGGATCAGGACATCCACATTAAAGTATAGATCATGTCCTTCTTGTTGATCCGCATCAAAAAACAACTCACCCCGTATTTGTTTTTGGTAAATTGAATTGCCACCGGTAAGAAGAATTCGCTCAAATTGGGCAATGGCTTTAGTTGCCAATTCCTTACTGATTTCTGATTTGGAGTTAATCCCAAATGCCTTACGAAACATGCCTGGATATGTTGGATGTCGTTTCAGTTTTTCAATTACGGATGGCCACATTTCATGCATTTCTACAGGATTTTCAACCGGTTGAGCTGCTTGATCTGCTAAAAACGCAGCGCGCCCATCCCAAAATAGTCCTTTATAGAAATAAGCCGTATTTAATATGGTCATACTGCTTCTGGTGCCAAGACTGCCTCCAACACCCGGGCTGACCGGAAGATTATCGGTAAATGATTTTCGTGGATCATGACAACTTGCACAAGCTATGGTGCTGTCTAATGAAAGGATTGGATCGTAAAACAAATGTCTTCCCAGCTGAACGCCTTCTTTGGTCAGTGGATCTTCCGTTGTGAAGGGCAGTTGGGGCATTCCCTGCGGTATAACATTAGAATAGGACTCTGGTACATAAGGGATCTGGCTGAGATCATCCATCCCTTTAACCGGATCCTCATTACAGGCACTGAACCAGTAAAAACCTGCCAATACAAGGCTAAATTTTACAAATCGGTTCACCTGATTTGAATTGCAGCTTTATATCGGTCAACAAATGCAGTCATAATGTCGCTGGAATTATGGATTTGAGGGTTGCTGGCTATATCCATGCCCGTTCCATTGATTTCAAATATTTTCTTAAAGTCTATGTCCATATAAAGGGTCGCGGTTTCTGAATTTTCAATGTAAAAATCTTTTACGCCCGAAATATTCCGCAGTGCAATATCAAAACCAGCGTGGTAACTAAAACTAAACGAATTTCCATTGTTCAGGATCCCTTCGGTTTTAGAAAAAATATAGGAATTCCAGCCTGCCCAATAATGGGTCCCTTCTCCAAGCGGTGAGGATGGACTGTAATCAACAGGTTTTGTTTTATTTTGAGCTGGATTTACACCAATATTAAAAGAAATGCCCTTGTAATTTCCTCCGGGTACTAAATAACTCAAAGTGAGTCCATCAATTGCATCTTGTAAAGTCAAATTATGAGCTAATATTGACACGTAATCCACGTCTTTAAAAATTACGGAACGGCTTTCCCCGATTGCAGTCAAGTCACTCAGAAAAAATTCTGCTTTGGTAAACTTAATAGAACCGTTTCCAAAATAATCGTATGAATTGCCAAGAAATAAGGGAATTCCACCATACGTTGCCTTTATTACAATTTGAAGGGTTCCATAACCACTTAAATCCTTCTCATCGCTACAAGACATAAAAGAAAGTAAAAACACTAAAAGCGAGCTTATTTTTTTCATACTATGTTGTTATATGCTTATAACGAACAAGAACGACAATTAGTTGATTAAAATAAGGCGAAATCTTTCAAAACAAGCATGATCTTTATCAGATCATTTTTGGTTATTTTCGGTTTTCTTTGATTCAATGTATTTTTTAATAATGGCTTTTACCTGAAACGAAAACTCCTTATCCAAAATCCAATAAAAATATTTTGATTCCTTTAGCCAAACTTGTTCAAATGTTTGACCAACAAATTTTCCAAAATTGAATACAATTTCACCCTGCTCGTTATAACGCAGGCGTTGTGTGGCATCCAATGTTTTTAAGTCATTGGTAAAATCGTGCAAGGCTTGTGTATCTGGTTTTACCGGAGCGGCAATAAATTCATTATCGTCTCCATGATAATCTTGTCCGGCATATCGCTCCAACTGGCCTTCCAGAACGCGAACTGTGGCTCTGATATCAATCAATGCATCGTGTGCATCAATTAATTCTTCATTGCAATAAAATTGGTACGCCGCTTTGAGAGTTCGAGGTTCCATTTTATAAAAAATTCGCTGAACATCTATTTGTCTGCGCTTATCTAAGTCAAGATCAAATCCATAGCGTGCAAATTCTTCGGCCAGAATTGGAATATCAAATCGATTTGAATTATATCCTGCCAAATCCGCATCGCCAATAAAATCATACAGCGATTGGGCCACATCCTTAAATGTTGGTTGGTTGGCTACTTGCTCCGGACCTATGCCATGAATAGCCAATGCTTCCGCTGCAATAGGAATTCCAGGATTTATAATCATAGATAATTCTTCAGGAGGTGCTCCACTTTTGAAGTACTTAATCATTGCAATTTGTAATATGCGGTCCCTTATAACATGCAATCCGGTTGTTTCTACATCAAAAAATATCAAATCTCTATTTAAGCTGAACATTCTATTGTTTTTCTTTATTAAAATAGCCCAATTTTTTAGCTTCCTTTTCAATGCCATGTAATTGGACAGGCCGCACTTTTTTACGCAATCTCATATTTAAAAATTCGACCAGCAACGAAAATGCAATTGCGAAATAAAGATATCCTTTAGGTATGGTACCAATTTCACTTTCGCCAACATGGAGATGGGCCAGATGAGAACCCTCTGCGATCAACATAAACCCGATCAAAATCAAAAATGAAAGACCCAGCATTTGGATGGTTGGATGCTCATTTACAAATTTACCAACCGGATTTGCAAAAGCTATCATTATCAAAATAGATGTAATTACAGCAATGATCATCAACCACAATGCCCCATGCAATCCATTGGTCATTCCAACAGCTGTTAATATTGAATCCAAACTAAAAATGAGATTAATCAAAGAAATTTGAATAACAGCATTTGTTAAACTCAATTTTTTAATTCCACTTCCTGCATGATCCATGTCATTATCAGATTCCAGTTTGTGGTGGATTTCTGTAACACTTTTATACATTAAAAAAATACCTCCAACGATTAATATTAAACTTTGGATTGAAAATCCTGCATGCAACCATGTTTGATTTATAATAAATAATGGTTCCTGCATTGCAGTTAAAAAACTTAATCCGAATAATAAGATAACCCTCAAAACCATAGCAGCCAAAAGACCAATCCGGGTCGCTTTCTTTTTATCTTCATCATTTAATCTGGCAGCAGTAATCGATATAAAAATAATATTATCAACACCTAAAACTATTTCTAAAAAAGTCAGGGTGAGAAAACTCATAATAATCTCGAAACTTCCAAAATCAGGTATTTCAAACATCGATCAAAATTTTAATTTTTATTGAATAATCCGATAACCGGTCAAAAATAGATCAAACCTCCGTCTTTCATACAAAAATAAGCCAGTTTATGTTGGGCTATCTCGTTCATCCAACAAACTTATTTGGAGAATACAGATATACCTTTAAATTTGCAAGCTGAAAATGGGTGTTTAGCTCAGTTGGTTCAGAGCGCCGCCTTGACAGGGCGGAGGTCGGCAGTTCGAGCCTGCCAACACCCACCAGCACTTACAATACCGGACCAGTATCTTTTCTTTTTGGTTTTAAATTTTTAGGAAATATTTAATGGATTTATCCTGTTCCTGCTCTACGATAAAAATATAAAAACCAGCCAACAAATTTTGGACATCCACAATCAACGAATTACGAATTGCAAGACCGTTTCCTTGAAGTACAACTTCTGATTGCGCATTTAATATTTTCCAGTTTACTGCTGATTCATCAAATGCATTGAGTTTTATCAAAAGTTGTGAAGTTACCGGGTTAGGGATCAGTTCAATGGGGCGAATTTTTTTAAAGACGTCACTGTTTTTTGTAACTAGAAATCGAATGGTGTCAGACAATACGCTGTGACATTGATTTGAATCAATAATTTCAACCTGATAAATTCCTTCTTTCTTAGCAATCCAGGTATTTATGATGCTACCACCCAACAGGTTTCCATCTAGAAACCATCTGTAACTTGTATATCCCGGTGTAGCCACCAAGGTATCATTACTCAAAGTTATAGAAGGCTTTTCAGGAATCGGGAATACCGTGATATTAACCGCTTGTGAAAAATAAGATTCACATCCTAAACTATCTAGGTAAGTAAATTGATAATTTCCTGGTTCATAAATCCAGAGCCTCTTTACATTTGATTTAGTTATTGAAATACCATCCCGATACCATTTATAAGAAACAGCTCCCACTGGATCGCAAGCAATTAATAGTGCAGAATCTCCTTTGCAAAAAGAGGTAATAAAAGGGGTGGTTATGCAT
This window contains:
- a CDS encoding TerC family protein; its protein translation is MFEIPDFGSFEIIMSFLTLTFLEIVLGVDNIIFISITAARLNDEDKKKATRIGLLAAMVLRVILLFGLSFLTAMQEPLFIINQTWLHAGFSIQSLILIVGGIFLMYKSVTEIHHKLESDNDMDHAGSGIKKLSLTNAVIQISLINLIFSLDSILTAVGMTNGLHGALWLMIIAVITSILIMIAFANPVGKFVNEHPTIQMLGLSFLILIGFMLIAEGSHLAHLHVGESEIGTIPKGYLYFAIAFSLLVEFLNMRLRKKVRPVQLHGIEKEAKKLGYFNKEKQ
- a CDS encoding cytochrome C peroxidase, whose protein sequence is MNRFVKFSLVLAGFYWFSACNEDPVKGMDDLSQIPYVPESYSNVIPQGMPQLPFTTEDPLTKEGVQLGRHLFYDPILSLDSTIACASCHDPRKSFTDNLPVSPGVGGSLGTRSSMTILNTAYFYKGLFWDGRAAFLADQAAQPVENPVEMHEMWPSVIEKLKRHPTYPGMFRKAFGINSKSEISKELATKAIAQFERILLTGGNSIYQKQIRGELFFDADQQEGHDLYFNVDVLIPDAECFHCHAAPLMMANDYFNNGIDTVASLDDFKDTGRGGITGVRYDNGKFKAPTLYNIALTAPYMHDGRFKTLEEVIEHYNSGGHFAENKDGFIRKLGLNRRQKQSLIAFLNTLTDTSYLQNPDVLSPF
- a CDS encoding 3'-5' exonuclease, with product MFSLNRDLIFFDVETTGLHVIRDRILQIAMIKYFKSGAPPEELSMIINPGIPIAAEALAIHGIGPEQVANQPTFKDVAQSLYDFIGDADLAGYNSNRFDIPILAEEFARYGFDLDLDKRRQIDVQRIFYKMEPRTLKAAYQFYCNEELIDAHDALIDIRATVRVLEGQLERYAGQDYHGDDNEFIAAPVKPDTQALHDFTNDLKTLDATQRLRYNEQGEIVFNFGKFVGQTFEQVWLKESKYFYWILDKEFSFQVKAIIKKYIESKKTENNQK
- a CDS encoding VCBS repeat-containing protein translates to MITNCVLSKYIKLDFITINLSITYLYIFIILQSSNLYAQQLNCNWFDSSLCSIFLNKHINLLPIEKKLESEVDVQLFSSPILVDLNNDCIPEILVGGKDANEIYIINSTSGKIISKISTFFFNSDSPTPFAVADVDNDGIPEIVVAITWYFSIPINYRGKLICYNLDGTIKWVSNERYDLNQAFQESGSPAFADFNQDGFTEVYIHNSIFNAQSGFKLIDGGNFGIGKQSIFDAYSTTITIAAQLDDETNDLELAAGYTIYKISISNLNGISGNSIIANNIQINNEYRDGFTSIADVDRDGALDVIVTSAGLNDVLIYCYSLKNGTLIKLASTSITDPIHRIGPAVIGDLTGNGLVSIVFNCPNKLYCFKYNGTFILQKEWELKVEDLSGFSCLTLFDLDNDNKKEIIYRDEGYLRIIASDGNVPTQIAIIFCPASSIQEGPILGDLDNSKKSKICVTCYNFDSTYYKLFIFGPPDSLPGWAPARGIWNQYNYHVLNINDDLTVPRVQKNNATYKNGKYNNFYVQESLVDSNGYYKRPAASLFGMMDCIQYDPITDLYSVDFSLFNKKNASHAADSGLSVAFYNGNPELGAPLLGIYHTSQTLVAGDSLINLVFQFSASGLKHLFMVINTQRNASGSFNDADFILNECDYTDNFFSTLELPSIIKTDTFICQNSSFRFFDSTLTVPGLHFHSFINSKGCDSIVHILSLKLRDTSQTHIQVFACDSLIWNGMHLDSSGLYSHVLSNQFGCDSSLILDLQLMHSSFSSLTATACDSFYWNQQFYLNSGQFVVATTNSVGCDSMAVLNLIIHQADTSFSTQTACDSFFWNGSWLYKTGIYSFNSINQFNCDSLVVLDLKIDSVIHSFQSIQSCDSLIWNNTLYKASGQYLFNTLSTLGCDSMAHLDLQLNHSNQSNLRVTACDSFLWNGLFYTQDGLYSKLTQNAAGCDSLAFLDLTIHAATRSLDSITSCNSYFWNDSSYHQSGLYTFKSHNAYGCDSLAMLQLVVLPSDSSIFTKTVCDSLIWNGANLQASGDYTFTTKNKLGCDSTIFLKLSVNHASRSDLSFSVCDSLLFNGQILRNSGNYLFKLLNAQACDSLVSVQLHILSDFHSDTVEVCDSLVWPVNGNLYTQSGIYQQHFINQHACDSSFRLNLLIHPSFIHIDSVKTCDPFLWLPKQQQLSSSGDYVAMFQSVAGCDSIIKLHLDILPDYEFTDSVYTQEVFTWKVNQQRYSASGIYRQNFLSSLGCDSIHWLVLTINKDLQIYYPNVINTSSQQNDHFNLFIFGQQAIIDDLSIFDRWGNLIWQTIQLVPNDTQQGWNGKSNEQFVLPGVYVWNARIKLQDGSVILKSGDLTVVR